From Candidatus Eremiobacteraceae bacterium:
GCGAGGTCGCGGTTCGTTCGGGGCAGCGGTCGCGGTGAAGGCGTGGGCGTCGGCGGCGGGGGCATCTTCTGCAGCTCTTCTTTGCGCGACAGCGTCACGATCGATACCGAGTCGGGCAAGTTTGACGCGGCGAAGTGCGGCGAGAGGTTTGTCACCTCGGTTCCGAGGGTGAAGTGGACGAACGCAGACAGGAACACGAACGCGACAAGTCCCGCAGCGGTGCGTTTGCGGAATGGCAACCGGCGTTTCGTCGTCTCTACTTTGTCTTGTCCGTCGTCCATGAGCGTCCGCTCGTTCTAGTTCCGGGCTCTAGGAATTCGCCCGGCGTCAATGGCCCGCCTCCGGCTCGGCGCGCTGCATCGCCAGGAGCTCTTCATATTTCTTCGGCATGGCGGGCTCATATGTGAGGAACGACGGTATTGGGTAGCGGATGCCGCCTCGCTGGGTCCCTTCCAAGCCCCGCACGAGCTCGTCCGCCCACGACCAGGGGAGCGTGAACGCCATTTCTTCGTCCTGAGCTCCGGCGAAGATGCGGTCGCCGTTGCAGGGCAGGATCACCTGCGGCTCGCCTGTTCGCAGCGGCACGACGAGGTGGTCGGAGCAGTCCATACGAGCTGCGAACGACGATGCGACGCGCCCACCTCGTTCGTACAGCGCGGCCGCGACGAGCCGCATGACCTGCGCGGCGTTTCCGTAGACGATCACGACTTCAGGTTCGAAGTCTGCACGATGGAGCGGCGCGAAGACGATGCCGTCGATCTCGCCCGGCTTGAACTTCTCGACCGACGCTTCGCTGCGCGCGCCGGCCGCTTCGTCGGCTGTGTACATGCCGGCACAGAGATTGCCTTCATCGTAATACGCGTTCGGCGACGCGAAGCCGGCGACGAGCGCGCCGAGCGGGCACTTCATGTCTTCGGCGCGCAGGACAGTGGTCCACCCGTAGCGGCGCGAGATCGCCCAACCTTGGCAGACCGTGACGTGTTTGCCTAGATCGGCGAGCGGACGCTTCGCTTTCGGCGGCGCTTGTTCGCCGTTGCGCAGGCAGCGAACGGCGACCGGAAAGGTGGCGGGACGGACGTACTCTTCGATTTTGTCGTAAAGGTCTTTCGGAGTCATCGCCTCCGAGCGTTCAGCACAAGGGCACAGCGCCCCTCGGCGTGCAACACGTTCGAGTTCATGTCATCAAACGATACCGCCCAGACGGTCGGCTCCGCCGCGACCGCCGAGCCGGCAGCGATCAAAGACGCCGGACCGAAGCGCATTCTCTACAGCGCGGATTGGTGTTGGTACTGCCAACGCGTCGTAGAAAAGCTCGCAGAACTCGGCGTCGACTACGAGTACGTCGAGGTGCCGGTCTTCCATAGCAAGCGCACTAAGGTGCTCGAGGTGTCGGGCCAGACGAGCGTGCCGGTCTTCGTCGACGGCGACGTCGTGATCGACGATGACGACGCTATCATCCCGTATCTTGAAGAGCACTACGCGAAGAAGTAAGCCGGTCTTTACAGGCGCTATCTATGGAAGATACCGCGCTACGACGAGGCCGCCTGTGCTGT
This genomic window contains:
- a CDS encoding glutaredoxin translates to MSSNDTAQTVGSAATAEPAAIKDAGPKRILYSADWCWYCQRVVEKLAELGVDYEYVEVPVFHSKRTKVLEVSGQTSVPVFVDGDVVIDDDDAIIPYLEEHYAKK
- a CDS encoding DUF169 domain-containing protein, which codes for MTPKDLYDKIEEYVRPATFPVAVRCLRNGEQAPPKAKRPLADLGKHVTVCQGWAISRRYGWTTVLRAEDMKCPLGALVAGFASPNAYYDEGNLCAGMYTADEAAGARSEASVEKFKPGEIDGIVFAPLHRADFEPEVVIVYGNAAQVMRLVAAALYERGGRVASSFAARMDCSDHLVVPLRTGEPQVILPCNGDRIFAGAQDEEMAFTLPWSWADELVRGLEGTQRGGIRYPIPSFLTYEPAMPKKYEELLAMQRAEPEAGH